The Treponema medium genome has a window encoding:
- a CDS encoding ABC transporter ATP-binding protein, giving the protein MDLMCKDVHCSIAHKEILRGISLHADGHKFYTILGPNGCGKTTLLKNIYRIIKPDSGAVYLDGKDIRTVRLKDSAKEMAVVTQFNTLNFNCSVQDIVMLGRTPHIRFMQTEREEDFSIIQDALAKVGMLTRKDQPYQSLSGGEKQRVVLARAIAQQPSLLLLDEPTNHLDIKYQLEILQIVKDLRINVLAVLHDIQLACRYSDYLYLMKDGDILYEGSPRTTITEESMLTIYGVRCNISWTEDSQAMIHYRGPL; this is encoded by the coding sequence ATGGATTTGATGTGCAAGGATGTCCACTGCAGTATCGCTCATAAAGAAATTTTACGAGGCATATCGCTCCATGCGGACGGGCATAAATTTTATACGATACTTGGCCCAAACGGGTGCGGTAAGACGACGCTCTTAAAAAATATCTACCGGATTATCAAACCGGACTCGGGTGCCGTGTATCTTGACGGAAAAGACATCCGTACTGTCCGCCTCAAGGATTCGGCAAAGGAAATGGCGGTTGTCACACAATTTAATACGCTGAATTTCAACTGTTCGGTACAGGATATTGTGATGCTGGGGCGGACTCCTCATATCCGCTTTATGCAAACCGAACGCGAAGAGGATTTTAGCATTATACAGGATGCACTGGCAAAGGTCGGGATGTTGACTCGAAAAGATCAGCCGTATCAATCGCTATCAGGGGGAGAAAAACAGCGGGTTGTGCTTGCCCGTGCAATCGCTCAGCAACCTTCTCTCTTATTGCTGGATGAACCGACCAACCATTTGGATATAAAATATCAGCTGGAGATATTGCAGATTGTAAAAGATTTACGGATTAACGTACTGGCTGTGCTGCACGATATACAGTTGGCATGCCGGTATTCTGATTATTTGTATTTGATGAAAGACGGGGATATTTTATATGAAGGAAGTCCTCGCACAACTATTACCGAAGAATCCATGCTGACGATCTACGGTGTCCGGTGCAATATCAGCTGGACAGAGGATTCGCAGGCGATGATTCACTATAGGGGGCCGCTATAA
- a CDS encoding FecCD family ABC transporter permease produces MLQKKFSVETVKYLVLFLFLIAITVFSIFIAVSLGPVKIGLANTYRIMLGKAVAPNLLTGLSNAAIAIVWNMRVPRVLLGFFTGTGLAVCGCVMQTTVNNPISEPYILGISAGATFGAVVSIILGFISAVGLGAFLGAIAATVLVLIIASSQRKMTTTSLILSGTVVNALFTAFANFIISIGANSDSIMTVKFWTMGSLAGTSWSSLPLPLLVVSLSYFFFFLQYRVFNAMMMGDEVAITLGISLYFYRYLFMAVIAVITGVLVSVCGIIGFVGLITPHIARTLVGANHRRLFPVAALLGALFIIWADVCARILIQNAELPIGIFTALVGAPFFIFIVAKHQRGAGQ; encoded by the coding sequence ATGCTGCAAAAAAAATTCTCTGTTGAAACAGTAAAATATCTTGTTTTATTTTTATTCCTGATAGCGATAACGGTTTTTTCCATATTTATTGCTGTTTCGCTCGGCCCTGTTAAAATCGGATTGGCAAATACGTACCGGATTATGCTGGGAAAAGCAGTTGCCCCCAATTTACTGACCGGTCTTTCAAACGCTGCTATTGCGATTGTATGGAATATGCGTGTACCGCGGGTTTTACTCGGGTTTTTTACCGGTACAGGGCTTGCCGTTTGCGGATGCGTTATGCAGACAACGGTCAACAACCCGATTTCCGAACCGTACATTTTGGGTATTTCTGCCGGTGCGACATTCGGGGCTGTTGTCAGTATCATTCTCGGCTTTATTTCTGCCGTAGGGCTTGGAGCCTTTCTCGGCGCGATTGCCGCGACCGTATTGGTGCTGATCATCGCTTCATCACAGCGAAAGATGACCACGACAAGTCTCATCTTATCAGGTACCGTGGTAAATGCCCTGTTTACGGCGTTTGCCAATTTTATCATTTCAATTGGGGCAAATTCTGACAGTATTATGACGGTTAAGTTTTGGACAATGGGTTCTCTTGCCGGTACTTCATGGTCATCACTCCCGTTACCGCTGCTCGTAGTCAGCCTTTCGTATTTTTTTTTCTTCTTACAGTACCGCGTTTTTAATGCAATGATGATGGGCGATGAAGTCGCGATAACGTTGGGAATTTCGCTCTACTTCTATCGGTATCTTTTTATGGCAGTCATTGCGGTAATAACCGGTGTATTGGTGTCTGTCTGTGGTATCATCGGGTTTGTTGGGCTGATAACCCCGCATATTGCCCGTACACTTGTGGGAGCAAACCATCGTAGACTCTTTCCCGTCGCGGCGCTCTTGGGTGCGCTTTTTATTATCTGGGCGGATGTATGTGCGCGAATATTGATTCAAAATGCGGAATTGCCGATCGGGATATTCACCGCATTGGTTGGAGCTCCCTTTTTTATCTTTATTGTTGCAAAGCACCAACGGGGAGCAGGGCAGTAA
- a CDS encoding SPFH domain-containing protein — MGLITAALSAVGGGLADQWLEVVEADDMGEGIVLAKGVPVRTDKRNRNTKGSSDVISNGSIIHVNQNQFMMLVDGGKIIDYTAEPGYFKVDNSSAPSLFSGSFGDALKETFSRFKFGGTTPMKQEVFYINLQEIKGIKFGTPNPLQYFDNFYNAELFLRAFGNYSIKITDPIKFFKEACPRNATHVHIDEINEQYLTEFLEALQAAISQMSMEGERISFIPSKGTILSKHMSQILDDSWKDLRGMEVLAVGIASITYDDSSKELINMRNKGAMLGDPSIREGYVQGAIARGMEAAGSNQAGAGMAFMGMGMGMNAGGNFMGQASQTNMQQMQMQQAAQQQAGQQTAAAGQAAQGKAAGEWFCTECGHKNTGKFCAECGTPKPAGNNCPSCGAEVKPGTKFCSECGSKL; from the coding sequence ATGGGATTGATAACAGCAGCGCTCAGCGCGGTAGGCGGAGGTTTAGCGGATCAGTGGCTTGAAGTTGTTGAAGCTGATGATATGGGCGAGGGCATTGTACTCGCAAAGGGTGTACCGGTGCGCACGGATAAGCGTAACAGGAATACCAAAGGTTCAAGCGATGTGATTTCTAACGGATCGATTATCCACGTTAATCAAAATCAGTTTATGATGCTGGTAGACGGCGGAAAAATTATCGACTACACGGCAGAGCCGGGATATTTTAAAGTTGATAACAGTTCCGCGCCATCTCTTTTCAGCGGCAGCTTCGGCGATGCCTTAAAAGAAACGTTCAGCCGTTTTAAATTCGGCGGAACAACACCGATGAAGCAGGAAGTTTTCTACATCAATTTGCAGGAAATCAAGGGCATTAAGTTCGGTACGCCCAATCCGCTTCAGTATTTTGATAATTTCTATAATGCGGAGCTTTTTTTGCGGGCATTCGGAAACTACTCTATCAAAATAACCGATCCCATCAAATTCTTTAAAGAAGCCTGCCCCCGAAATGCAACACACGTACATATCGATGAAATCAATGAGCAGTATTTAACCGAATTTTTAGAGGCATTGCAGGCAGCAATCAGCCAGATGTCGATGGAAGGTGAGCGGATTTCGTTTATTCCGTCAAAGGGAACGATCCTCAGTAAGCACATGTCGCAAATTCTCGATGATTCGTGGAAAGACCTGCGCGGTATGGAGGTGCTGGCAGTCGGTATCGCAAGCATCACGTATGACGACAGCTCCAAAGAACTCATCAATATGAGAAACAAAGGCGCAATGCTCGGCGATCCTTCTATCCGTGAAGGGTATGTGCAGGGGGCTATTGCGCGGGGTATGGAAGCAGCAGGTTCCAATCAGGCAGGCGCCGGTATGGCATTCATGGGCATGGGAATGGGCATGAACGCAGGCGGAAACTTTATGGGACAGGCAAGCCAAACCAATATGCAGCAGATGCAAATGCAGCAAGCAGCTCAACAACAGGCTGGTCAGCAAACCGCCGCGGCGGGACAAGCCGCTCAAGGAAAAGCGGCAGGCGAATGGTTCTGTACCGAATGCGGACACAAGAATACCGGTAAATTCTGCGCGGAATGCGGCACGCCGAAACCGGCAGGAAATAATTGCCCTTCATGCGGTGCAGAAGTCAAGCCGGGAACAAAGTTTTGTTCCGAGTGCGGTTCAAAACTCTAA
- a CDS encoding TPM domain-containing protein, which yields MVTMITPVCSKKYAYKKRLITALFCCFLPLILLYAETSTSDEADWSETEWDADELFIPIEQFAGRPVVDMAGILTLSEQQEIAARFTEFSESLKTDASVVLVPDTGDLTAEAYADDFFDYGGYGYGEDRDGILLLIVTGYGDGSGRKAHISTSGKRTINTVTDSRIDDLLDALIDGGAADGNYAAGINAYIDKLNTIIQSPEQAAAAKLKSSLLFALGTGVFVFLISFLVLLKRYKIAGAKPYYNRTEQTKVHFDSVNDPLISTNTISTVRPKNNSSGSSGSSTHTSSSGRSHGGGGRSF from the coding sequence ATGGTAACAATGATAACGCCGGTATGTTCAAAAAAATATGCCTACAAAAAACGGCTCATTACGGCTCTTTTTTGCTGTTTTCTCCCCCTTATACTTCTTTATGCAGAGACGAGCACTTCGGACGAGGCTGATTGGAGCGAAACCGAATGGGATGCAGACGAACTTTTTATTCCGATAGAACAATTTGCCGGACGACCGGTCGTCGATATGGCGGGCATTCTGACTCTTAGCGAACAACAGGAAATAGCGGCACGCTTTACGGAATTTTCCGAAAGCCTCAAAACGGATGCGTCAGTGGTACTGGTTCCCGACACCGGTGATTTGACGGCGGAAGCTTATGCAGATGATTTCTTTGATTACGGCGGCTACGGCTACGGAGAAGACCGCGATGGAATCTTGCTGTTAATCGTAACAGGATACGGCGACGGCAGCGGAAGAAAAGCGCATATTTCAACCTCAGGTAAGCGTACGATCAATACCGTTACCGATTCCCGTATCGATGATCTGCTCGATGCGCTCATCGACGGAGGAGCAGCGGACGGAAATTATGCCGCCGGTATCAATGCATATATCGATAAGCTGAACACCATAATCCAATCGCCGGAACAAGCAGCTGCTGCAAAACTGAAAAGCAGTCTCTTATTTGCCCTCGGAACCGGTGTTTTCGTGTTTTTAATCAGTTTCTTGGTTTTATTAAAACGCTATAAAATCGCCGGCGCAAAACCGTACTACAATCGGACGGAGCAAACAAAAGTACATTTTGATTCCGTAAACGATCCGCTCATCAGTACCAATACGATAAGCACGGTACGGCCTAAAAACAATTCAAGCGGCAGCTCCGGAAGCTCCACACATACGTCGTCAAGCGGACGCTCTCACGGCGGCGGCGGAAGATCGTTTTAA
- a CDS encoding GyrI-like domain-containing protein, producing the protein MATIGTVYDCRNEQRAAELGLSVMHIPEAEYAVVQLKGAVPDCIHQGWKYVMETFFPEQGYCHAGTPDFEAYSEGDMCSPNYTMELWVPIVKA; encoded by the coding sequence ATGGCAACTATCGGGACGGTGTATGATTGCCGAAACGAACAAAGAGCAGCCGAACTCGGTTTGTCAGTTATGCACATTCCCGAAGCCGAATACGCGGTAGTCCAGCTGAAAGGCGCCGTCCCTGACTGCATCCACCAAGGGTGGAAGTACGTCATGGAAACCTTCTTCCCCGAACAAGGCTACTGCCATGCCGGTACCCCCGACTTTGAAGCATATTCGGAAGGGGATATGTGCAGCCCCAATTATACGATGGAGCTGTGGGTGCCTATTGTAAAGGCGTAG
- a CDS encoding KamA family radical SAM protein translates to MNAEQSDNWRNENSADRVIRLPEHISPAFKALITSAAPAAAAALRRQVLSSDDEIVVSEEERGDPLGEARYCVTPYLVHQYPNRVLLLSTGRCISYCRYCFRREFTARSSGFISDEQIGAVTSYLKTHPEVQEILVSGGDPMSGSFEQIKHLLECLRFVRPDLLLRLCTRAPVFAPELFTEDLMALLRSVRPLWVIAHINHPAELGTAQRKALTRCIDSGISVQTQTVLLRGVNDNPAVLAELFHALVCMGIKPGYLFQTDLARGTAHFRVPLENAALIWKTVRKRLSGLSLPQFAVDLPNGGGKFPLSALLLYEDIVSPLKDGRFSARGIDGKTYTYPS, encoded by the coding sequence ATGAACGCGGAACAATCCGATAACTGGCGGAATGAGAATTCCGCCGATAGGGTTATCCGCTTGCCGGAACATATTTCGCCGGCGTTTAAAGCCTTGATTACCTCCGCAGCACCTGCCGCCGCTGCTGCGCTGCGTCGGCAGGTTCTTTCCTCCGACGACGAAATTGTTGTGTCGGAGGAAGAGCGGGGCGACCCGCTCGGCGAGGCGCGCTATTGCGTTACCCCGTATCTGGTACACCAATATCCGAACCGCGTGCTGCTATTGAGCACCGGCCGCTGTATCTCGTATTGCCGGTACTGTTTCCGGCGGGAATTTACCGCCCGCTCAAGCGGCTTTATTTCCGATGAGCAAATCGGAGCGGTAACATCATATCTTAAAACACATCCCGAAGTACAGGAAATTCTGGTTTCTGGCGGAGACCCGATGAGCGGTAGTTTTGAGCAAATAAAGCATCTGTTGGAATGCCTCCGTTTCGTCCGTCCCGATTTGCTGCTCCGCCTTTGCACCCGTGCGCCGGTCTTTGCACCGGAGCTTTTTACCGAAGACCTTATGGCGCTTCTCCGTTCCGTCCGTCCGCTCTGGGTGATTGCACATATAAACCATCCGGCGGAACTCGGCACGGCGCAGCGGAAAGCCTTAACCCGCTGTATCGATTCGGGGATTTCCGTGCAAACCCAGACCGTATTGCTGCGCGGCGTTAATGATAATCCCGCCGTTCTTGCGGAGCTTTTCCACGCGCTGGTATGTATGGGGATAAAACCCGGGTATTTGTTTCAAACGGATTTGGCGCGGGGGACGGCGCATTTTCGCGTACCGCTTGAAAATGCCGCGCTTATATGGAAAACAGTACGTAAACGCCTTTCCGGTTTATCGTTACCGCAATTTGCAGTCGATTTACCGAACGGCGGAGGAAAATTCCCGCTTTCCGCACTGCTGCTCTATGAGGATATTGTCTCCCCGTTAAAAGATGGCCGTTTTTCGGCACGTGGTATAGACGGAAAGACCTATACCTATCCGAGCTAA
- a CDS encoding M20 family metallo-hydrolase: MSNFLSVKDFIAQQKDKMIELERLLCSIPAMAPESDGDGELKKCEALEAYLKKLGFTQFERFDAPDTRVSSGIRPNLVVTIPGKDDSKRVWIMAHTDVVPPGELAKWESDPWVLKQDGDKIIGRGVEDNQQGLTGAVFAAYAFLALKIQPAHTVKLLFVADEEVGSRYGVIYLLNNHQLFKPQDIIVVPDGGDPSGETIEVAEKNLLWLKVVVHGVQTHASRPDLGKNAHIAAADLALRLNALEKVFSKQDNLFEPPYSTLQPTKKEANIPNINTIPGDDVFYMDCRILPCYTVAEVMEKIKVEASAIEAKYGVQVELIIDDSAESPATPVDAEVVTMLSKAIEKVHGKKTQTIGIGGGTVAAPLRQAGFNAVVWSTLDDMAHQPNEYCIMKNLIDDAQVLAALMYGVDAL; this comes from the coding sequence ATGTCAAATTTTTTATCGGTTAAAGATTTTATTGCTCAACAAAAAGATAAGATGATTGAGCTTGAACGGCTTTTGTGCTCCATTCCTGCTATGGCTCCGGAGTCGGACGGCGACGGGGAATTGAAAAAATGTGAAGCGCTGGAAGCGTATTTAAAAAAGCTCGGCTTTACTCAATTTGAACGGTTCGATGCACCCGATACGCGGGTCTCCTCCGGTATCAGACCGAACCTTGTGGTTACCATTCCGGGCAAAGACGATTCAAAACGGGTTTGGATTATGGCGCATACCGATGTGGTACCTCCCGGAGAGCTCGCAAAATGGGAAAGCGATCCGTGGGTTCTGAAGCAGGACGGTGATAAAATTATCGGGCGCGGTGTAGAGGATAACCAGCAAGGACTGACCGGAGCGGTATTCGCCGCCTATGCATTTCTTGCATTAAAGATTCAGCCTGCTCACACCGTAAAATTGTTGTTTGTTGCTGATGAAGAAGTGGGTTCGAGATACGGCGTTATTTATCTTTTAAATAATCATCAGCTGTTTAAGCCGCAGGATATTATCGTTGTCCCTGATGGGGGAGATCCTTCGGGCGAGACGATTGAGGTTGCGGAAAAGAACCTGTTGTGGTTAAAGGTTGTGGTGCATGGAGTGCAAACGCACGCCTCTCGCCCCGATTTAGGAAAGAATGCGCACATTGCGGCAGCAGATTTAGCGCTCCGGTTGAATGCTTTGGAAAAAGTTTTTTCAAAGCAGGATAATTTATTCGAGCCGCCGTATTCGACCTTGCAGCCGACAAAAAAAGAAGCGAATATCCCGAACATCAACACCATTCCGGGCGATGATGTCTTTTATATGGATTGCCGTATACTCCCGTGTTACACTGTTGCGGAAGTGATGGAAAAGATAAAAGTCGAGGCAAGTGCGATAGAAGCCAAATACGGCGTACAGGTTGAGCTCATTATCGATGATTCGGCGGAATCGCCTGCAACGCCTGTCGATGCCGAGGTCGTTACGATGCTGTCAAAGGCTATCGAAAAAGTACACGGCAAAAAAACGCAAACCATCGGTATCGGCGGAGGAACCGTTGCGGCTCCGCTCCGTCAGGCAGGTTTTAACGCCGTCGTATGGAGTACACTCGACGATATGGCGCATCAGCCGAATGAATACTGCATTATGAAAAACTTAATCGACGATGCACAGGTACTGGCAGCATTGATGTACGGAGTCGATGCGCTGTAA
- a CDS encoding DNA topoisomerase IV subunit B — MAAKNTYDESKIKTLSSLEHIRLRTGMYIGRLGNGSNPDDGIYILLKEVLDNSIDEFIMGNGDRIDALLKDNKVTVRDYGRGIPLGKVVECVSVINTGAKYNDEVFQFSVGLNGVGTKAVNALSEYFRVVSVREGKYAEAVFERGVLKHEKQGDAKKGIKNGTLVEFIPDREIFGDYTFNLDFIEKRMWNYAYLNAGLTLTFNGASYISENGLLDLLNAEIGEETLYSIAHFKEAKLEFAFTHTNNYGETYFSFVNGQYTSDGGTHLSAFKEGLLKGINEYYRKNYKSEDVREGTCAAVAVKVQAPVFESQTKNKLGNTEVRPWIVNGTKAAVVEWLQKNAEAARKLEEKILANERLRTELNSVKKEAKAAAKKIAMKIPKLKDCKFHLGDKQYGNESMIFITEGDSASGSMVSSRDVLTQALFSLRGKPENMHGKKRAAIYKNAELYNMMMALGIENSLESLRYNKIIIATDADNDGFHIRNLLLTFFLTYFEELVLSGRIFILETPLFRVRTKKETCYCYSEKERDVEMKRLGATAEVTRFKGLGEISPSEFGQFIGKDIRLLPVSIQTVKKIPGVLEFYMGKNTPERKAFIMKNLLAEIDA, encoded by the coding sequence ATGGCTGCAAAGAATACGTATGATGAATCGAAAATAAAGACGCTTAGCTCATTGGAGCATATCAGGCTCCGCACCGGTATGTATATCGGCCGGCTCGGAAACGGCTCGAACCCTGATGACGGTATTTACATCCTGTTAAAAGAAGTGCTCGATAACTCCATCGATGAATTTATTATGGGGAACGGAGACCGCATCGACGCGCTGCTGAAGGACAACAAAGTTACCGTGCGGGATTATGGACGCGGCATTCCGCTCGGGAAGGTCGTGGAATGCGTGTCGGTCATCAACACCGGTGCGAAGTATAATGATGAAGTCTTTCAGTTTTCGGTGGGCTTGAACGGTGTCGGCACCAAGGCGGTGAACGCACTCTCCGAATATTTCCGGGTAGTTTCCGTCCGCGAAGGGAAATACGCCGAAGCGGTGTTTGAGCGGGGGGTGTTAAAGCACGAAAAACAAGGAGATGCCAAAAAAGGTATTAAGAACGGCACGCTCGTGGAGTTTATTCCCGACAGGGAAATATTCGGCGACTATACATTCAATCTCGACTTTATCGAAAAACGGATGTGGAACTACGCCTATCTGAACGCCGGCCTTACGCTCACCTTTAACGGCGCTTCATACATATCGGAAAACGGCTTACTCGATCTGCTCAATGCGGAAATCGGCGAAGAGACGCTCTACTCGATTGCTCATTTTAAGGAAGCAAAGCTCGAATTTGCCTTTACCCATACCAACAACTACGGCGAGACCTATTTTTCGTTTGTCAACGGACAGTATACCTCGGATGGCGGCACGCATCTTTCCGCCTTTAAAGAAGGCTTGCTGAAAGGTATTAACGAATACTACCGCAAAAACTACAAGAGCGAGGATGTCCGCGAAGGCACCTGCGCGGCGGTGGCGGTTAAGGTGCAAGCGCCCGTGTTCGAAAGCCAAACGAAAAATAAGCTCGGTAATACCGAGGTGAGGCCGTGGATTGTCAACGGTACCAAGGCCGCTGTCGTGGAATGGCTGCAAAAAAATGCCGAAGCCGCGCGGAAGCTGGAAGAAAAAATCCTTGCAAACGAGCGACTGCGGACAGAGCTGAACAGTGTTAAAAAAGAAGCGAAGGCTGCCGCAAAAAAAATTGCAATGAAAATCCCGAAACTGAAAGACTGCAAGTTTCACCTTGGGGATAAGCAGTACGGCAATGAGTCGATGATTTTTATCACTGAGGGAGACTCGGCTTCGGGTTCAATGGTTTCGAGCCGTGACGTCCTTACGCAAGCGCTTTTTTCGCTGCGCGGTAAGCCCGAAAATATGCACGGCAAAAAACGCGCCGCCATCTACAAAAATGCGGAGCTTTATAATATGATGATGGCGCTCGGTATCGAAAACAGCCTTGAAAGTCTCCGCTATAATAAGATTATCATCGCAACCGATGCCGATAACGATGGCTTTCATATCAGAAACCTTTTGCTCACCTTTTTCCTTACCTACTTTGAAGAGCTGGTGCTGAGCGGGCGGATTTTTATTTTGGAAACGCCGCTTTTCCGGGTGCGCACCAAAAAAGAGACTTGCTATTGTTATTCGGAAAAAGAGCGGGATGTCGAAATGAAACGGCTCGGTGCAACGGCGGAAGTTACCCGTTTTAAGGGATTGGGAGAAATAAGCCCGAGCGAATTCGGTCAGTTTATCGGAAAAGATATCCGCCTTTTACCGGTCAGCATTCAGACTGTGAAAAAGATCCCGGGCGTTCTTGAGTTTTATATGGGAAAAAATACCCCCGAACGCAAAGCCTTTATTATGAAAAATCTCCTTGCGGAAATCGATGCGTAG